A region of Bradyrhizobium sp. SZCCHNS1050 DNA encodes the following proteins:
- the rpoN gene encoding RNA polymerase factor sigma-54, whose product MALTQRLEFRQSQSLVMTPQLMQAIKLLQLSNLDLSTFVEEELERNPLLERASDGPEAPVAGEQQMSERAEFSEGGETGGDDFGEAGGSGGDSFEGAQEDWMSRDLGTRTEIEQTLDTGLDNVFSEEPAEAAARNAQDAAPTTYTEWGGGASGDEDYNLEAFVAAETTLSDHLAEQAAVAFTAPADRMIGQYLIDLVDEAGYLPADLGQAADRLGAEQADVDAVLGVLQTFDPPGICARNLSECLAIQLRELDRYDPAMQALVEHLDLLAKRDFVALRKLCGVDDEDLVDMIGEIRRLDPKPGLKFGTTRTQTMVPDVYVRPGPDGGWLVELNSDTLPRVLVNQHYYSELSKTIRKDGDKSYFTDCLQNATWLVRALDQRARTILKVATEIVRQQDGFFTHGVAHLRPLNLKAVADAIQMHESTVSRVTANKYMATNRGTFELKYFFTASIASADGGEAHSAEAVRHHIKQLIDAEDPSAILSDDTIVEKLRAAGIDIARRTVAKYREAMRIPSSVQRRRDKQSMLAHALSAPASADRTRDAASV is encoded by the coding sequence CTCCACGTTCGTCGAAGAGGAGCTGGAGCGCAATCCGCTGCTGGAGCGGGCCAGCGACGGTCCGGAAGCGCCGGTCGCGGGCGAGCAGCAGATGTCCGAGCGCGCCGAGTTCTCGGAAGGTGGCGAGACCGGCGGCGACGATTTCGGCGAGGCCGGCGGCAGCGGCGGCGACAGCTTCGAGGGCGCCCAGGAAGACTGGATGAGCCGCGATCTCGGCACCCGTACGGAGATCGAACAGACGCTCGACACCGGACTCGACAACGTGTTCTCCGAGGAGCCGGCGGAGGCCGCGGCGCGCAATGCGCAGGACGCCGCGCCGACCACCTACACCGAATGGGGCGGTGGCGCCTCGGGCGACGAGGACTACAATCTCGAAGCCTTTGTCGCGGCCGAGACCACGCTGTCGGATCATCTCGCCGAGCAGGCGGCGGTGGCCTTCACCGCGCCGGCCGACCGCATGATCGGCCAGTACCTGATTGATCTCGTCGACGAGGCCGGCTATCTGCCCGCCGATCTCGGCCAGGCCGCCGACCGCCTCGGCGCCGAGCAGGCCGACGTCGATGCGGTGCTCGGCGTGCTGCAGACCTTCGATCCGCCCGGCATCTGCGCCCGCAATTTGAGCGAATGTCTCGCGATCCAGCTGCGCGAGCTCGACCGCTACGATCCGGCGATGCAGGCGCTGGTCGAGCACCTCGATCTCCTGGCCAAGCGCGACTTCGTCGCTCTTCGCAAGCTGTGCGGCGTCGACGACGAGGACCTCGTCGACATGATCGGCGAGATCCGCAGGCTCGACCCGAAGCCGGGGCTGAAGTTCGGCACCACGCGCACACAGACCATGGTGCCCGACGTCTACGTGCGCCCGGGTCCCGACGGCGGCTGGCTGGTCGAGCTCAACAGCGACACGCTGCCGCGCGTCCTGGTGAACCAGCACTATTACTCCGAGCTGTCGAAGACGATCCGCAAGGACGGCGACAAGTCCTACTTCACCGACTGCCTGCAGAATGCGACGTGGCTGGTGCGCGCGCTCGATCAGCGCGCCCGCACGATCCTGAAGGTGGCGACCGAAATCGTGCGCCAGCAGGACGGCTTCTTCACCCACGGCGTCGCGCATCTGCGGCCGCTCAACTTGAAGGCCGTTGCGGATGCGATCCAGATGCATGAATCGACCGTGTCGCGCGTCACCGCCAACAAATACATGGCGACGAATCGCGGCACGTTCGAGCTGAAATATTTCTTCACCGCCTCGATCGCATCGGCTGATGGCGGCGAGGCGCACTCGGCGGAAGCCGTGCGCCATCACATCAAGCAATTGATCGATGCGGAAGATCCCTCCGCAATTCTCTCCGACGACACCATCGTCGAGAAGCTGCGGGCCGCCGGCATCGACATCGCCCGCCGCACGGTCGCGAAATACCGGGAGGCGATGCGGATCCCGTCCTCGGTGCAGCGCCGCCGCGACAAGCAGAGCATGCTGGCGCATGCCCTGTCGGCTCCCGCCAGCGCCGACCGCACCCGGGATGCCGCGTCAGTTTGA
- the hpf gene encoding ribosome hibernation-promoting factor, HPF/YfiA family, which produces MTLRISGKSISVSEALRGRVSERTDEVLRKYFDGNYSGHVTLSKDGFGFKTDCALHLDSGITLEAESNAPDAYASADQALLMIEKRLRRYKSRLKDRSGRKSHAANAALANLDGAVLDAPSYVIEAPAEGDEEITGYSPVIIAENTTALKRLSVSEAVMELDLSGAPCMVFQHGSSGRVNIIYRRADGNIGWVDPPAVKP; this is translated from the coding sequence ATGACCCTGCGGATTTCCGGAAAGAGCATCAGCGTCAGCGAAGCGCTGCGTGGGCGCGTCAGCGAGCGCACCGACGAAGTCTTGCGAAAATACTTCGACGGCAACTATTCCGGCCATGTCACGCTCTCCAAGGACGGTTTCGGGTTCAAGACCGATTGCGCGCTGCACCTCGATTCGGGCATCACCCTGGAGGCCGAATCGAACGCGCCGGACGCCTATGCCAGCGCCGACCAGGCGCTCCTGATGATCGAGAAGCGCCTGCGCCGCTACAAGAGCCGGCTGAAGGACCGCTCGGGGCGCAAATCCCACGCCGCCAATGCGGCGCTCGCCAATCTCGACGGCGCGGTGCTGGATGCGCCGAGCTACGTGATCGAGGCGCCGGCCGAGGGCGACGAGGAGATCACCGGCTACAGCCCGGTGATCATTGCCGAGAACACCACGGCGTTGAAGCGCCTGTCGGTGTCCGAAGCCGTGATGGAGCTCGATCTTTCGGGCGCGCCCTGCATGGTGTTTCAGCACGGTTCCAGCGGCCGGGTGAACATCATCTACCGCCGCGCCGACGGCAATATCGGCTGGGTCGATCCGCCGGCGGTGAAACCGTAG
- the ptsN gene encoding PTS IIA-like nitrogen regulatory protein PtsN, protein MPITDLVAPEAIVPALKVISKKQALQELAARAAALTGQNERNVFEVLLQREKLGTTAVGYGVAIPHGKLPKLEKLFGLFARLERPIDFEAMDGQPVDLVFLLLAPEGAGADHLKALARIARLLRDQDVAKKLRASRDAQAIYSVLALPPASAA, encoded by the coding sequence ATGCCGATTACCGATCTGGTCGCACCCGAGGCGATCGTGCCGGCTTTGAAGGTCATCAGTAAGAAGCAGGCGCTGCAGGAGCTCGCCGCGCGCGCGGCCGCGCTCACCGGGCAGAACGAGCGCAACGTGTTCGAAGTGCTGCTGCAGCGGGAGAAGCTCGGAACCACGGCCGTCGGGTATGGCGTCGCGATTCCCCACGGCAAGCTGCCGAAGCTGGAGAAGCTGTTCGGCCTGTTCGCCCGGCTGGAGCGGCCGATCGATTTTGAGGCCATGGACGGCCAGCCGGTCGATCTGGTGTTCCTGCTGCTGGCGCCGGAAGGCGCCGGCGCCGACCATCTGAAGGCCCTGGCGCGGATCGCCCGGCTGCTCCGCGACCAGGATGTCGCCAAGAAGCTCCGTGCCTCGCGCGACGCCCAGGCGATCTATTCGGTGCTGGCGCTGCCGCCCGCTTCCGCGGCCTGA
- a CDS encoding GNAT family N-acetyltransferase, which yields MTLMTTPMSPAGLHADPALADALLALNNAHASELSWLTPETLMQLLDRAWLAWRIGRADALMIALDHAAVYDNPNHRWFRARYDRFVYVDRIVVAPAARGRGLARQLYEELIREATAAGHDRIVCEVNLDPPNPQSDAFHAALGFAPLATAGIHGGAKTVRYMARSLR from the coding sequence ATGACCTTGATGACGACACCCATGAGCCCGGCCGGACTGCATGCAGATCCTGCGCTTGCGGACGCACTGCTCGCGCTCAACAATGCGCATGCCTCCGAGCTGTCGTGGCTCACGCCCGAAACGCTCATGCAGCTGCTCGATCGGGCATGGCTGGCCTGGCGAATTGGCAGGGCCGATGCGTTGATGATCGCGCTCGACCACGCCGCCGTCTACGATAATCCCAATCACCGCTGGTTTCGCGCGCGCTACGATCGGTTCGTCTATGTCGACCGCATCGTGGTGGCGCCGGCCGCCCGCGGCCGGGGCCTGGCGCGGCAGCTCTATGAGGAGCTGATTCGGGAGGCGACCGCGGCGGGCCACGACCGCATCGTCTGCGAGGTCAATCTGGATCCGCCCAATCCGCAGTCGGACGCGTTTCATGCTGCGCTCGGCTTCGCGCCGCTGGCGACGGCCGGCATCCATGGCGGCGCCAAGACGGTGCGCTACATGGCGAGATCATTACGATAG
- a CDS encoding DUF1150 family protein, producing MTEGNVASESPVSLESLATLGEGHIAYVKQIRSEDVPGLFPQAPHIAPGLKLFALHAADGTPIMLTDSREAAIANAWSHELQAVSVH from the coding sequence ATGACTGAAGGTAATGTTGCGTCGGAATCCCCCGTCTCCCTGGAGTCGCTGGCGACCTTGGGCGAGGGCCACATCGCTTACGTGAAGCAGATCCGCTCCGAGGACGTACCGGGACTGTTTCCGCAGGCGCCGCACATCGCGCCGGGACTGAAGCTGTTCGCCTTGCATGCCGCCGACGGCACGCCGATCATGCTCACCGACAGCCGCGAAGCCGCGATCGCGAATGCGTGGAGTCACGAACTCCAGGCCGTGAGCGTCCACTGA
- a CDS encoding Hsp20 family protein produces the protein MSRVPSLSSPFLLGFDEIERVLDRVVKGADGYPPYNIERFERTNGQPERLRITLAVAGFTRDQLDVTIEENQLVIRGRQQDDKTRQYIHRGIAARHFQRTFVLAEGMHVLGADLKNGLLSVDLARPEPERIVKTIAINEHE, from the coding sequence ATGTCTCGTGTTCCTTCGCTCTCCAGCCCGTTCCTGCTGGGCTTCGACGAGATCGAGCGCGTGCTCGACCGCGTCGTCAAAGGTGCCGACGGCTATCCGCCCTACAATATCGAGCGGTTCGAACGCACCAATGGCCAGCCCGAGCGTCTGCGGATCACGCTGGCGGTGGCGGGTTTCACCCGCGACCAACTCGATGTCACCATTGAGGAAAACCAGCTCGTCATCCGCGGCCGGCAGCAGGACGACAAGACCAGGCAATACATTCATCGCGGCATCGCCGCGCGCCACTTCCAGCGCACCTTCGTGCTGGCGGAGGGAATGCATGTGCTTGGTGCGGATCTGAAGAACGGGCTGTTGTCGGTCGATCTGGCCAGGCCAGAGCCTGAGCGGATCGTTAAGACAATAGCGATCAATGAACACGAATAA
- a CDS encoding sn-glycerol-3-phosphate import ATP-binding protein UgpC produces MANVTLRNVRKVYQGGFEAIKGVDVDVGDGQFCVLVGPSGCGKSTLLRMVAGLETITSGEIDIGGRIVNAIEPADRDIAMVFQNYALYPHMTVYNNMAYGLRNRGMAEKEIRTRVEDAARILELGTMLERKPRQLSGGQRQRVAMGRAIVRQPKVFLFDEPLSNLDAKLRIAMRVEIRKLQRRLNTTAIYVTHDQLEAMTLADILVVMNGGKVEQIGNPLEIYQRPATTFVASFIGAPPMNLMPTDGVRAQLLGADAVPQEAGQLGIRPEDFQLGDTVPAGGVGLDLRVEAIEHVGAETYVYGARQDAGSDDRLSATANDIIVRLPGTAAPEIGARIRAVAPRAKLHLFSADGRRRLSV; encoded by the coding sequence ATGGCCAACGTCACCCTCCGCAACGTCCGCAAGGTCTACCAGGGCGGCTTCGAAGCCATCAAAGGGGTCGATGTCGATGTCGGCGACGGTCAGTTCTGCGTGCTGGTCGGGCCGTCGGGCTGCGGCAAATCCACCCTGCTGCGGATGGTCGCGGGGCTCGAGACGATCACCTCGGGCGAGATCGACATCGGCGGCCGCATCGTCAATGCGATCGAGCCGGCGGATCGCGACATCGCGATGGTGTTCCAGAACTACGCGCTCTATCCGCACATGACCGTCTACAACAACATGGCCTACGGCCTGCGCAATCGCGGCATGGCGGAAAAGGAGATCAGGACGCGGGTCGAGGACGCCGCACGCATCCTCGAGCTCGGCACCATGCTCGAGCGGAAGCCGCGCCAGCTCTCCGGCGGCCAGCGCCAGCGCGTGGCGATGGGCCGCGCCATCGTGCGCCAGCCCAAGGTGTTCCTGTTCGATGAGCCGCTCTCGAACCTCGACGCCAAGCTGCGCATCGCGATGCGGGTCGAGATCCGCAAGCTGCAGCGCCGGCTCAACACCACCGCGATCTACGTCACCCACGACCAGCTCGAGGCGATGACGCTCGCCGACATCTTGGTGGTGATGAACGGCGGGAAGGTCGAGCAGATCGGCAATCCGCTCGAGATCTATCAGCGTCCCGCCACCACCTTCGTCGCATCCTTCATCGGCGCGCCGCCGATGAACCTGATGCCGACCGATGGCGTGCGCGCCCAGCTGCTCGGCGCCGACGCGGTTCCCCAAGAAGCGGGCCAGCTCGGCATCCGGCCTGAGGATTTCCAGCTCGGCGACACCGTTCCGGCGGGCGGGGTCGGGCTCGACCTCCGGGTCGAGGCGATCGAGCATGTCGGCGCCGAGACCTATGTCTACGGCGCACGCCAGGACGCGGGCAGCGATGACCGGCTCTCCGCGACCGCCAACGACATCATCGTGCGGCTGCCGGGTACCGCCGCGCCGGAGATCGGCGCACGGATTCGCGCCGTGGCGCCGCGGGCCAAGCTGCATCTGTTCTCGGCCGACGGCCGTCGGCGGCTGTCCGTTTAA
- the ugpE gene encoding sn-glycerol-3-phosphate ABC transporter permease UgpE: protein MVEQEGIRRYVAHAILWIGIAIVAFPVYLAFVASTQDNAVIANGQMSLLPGGHFLSTYYQTIFVGTSGSTREPVATMLLNSLVMALLIAVGKIAISIISAYAVVYFRFPFRMAIFWLIFITLMLPVEVRIYPTYKIVADLHMLDSYAGLALPLIASATATLLFRQFFMTVPDELLEASRIDGAGPFRFFWDTLLPLSRTNMAALFVILFILGWNQYLWPLLITTRDDMQTIQIGIRKMITTTDALTEWPVVMATAVLAMLPPVFVVVVMQRLFVKGLVETEK from the coding sequence ATGGTCGAGCAAGAAGGCATTCGACGCTACGTCGCGCACGCCATCCTGTGGATCGGAATCGCGATCGTCGCGTTCCCGGTCTATCTCGCATTCGTCGCCTCGACGCAGGACAATGCGGTGATCGCCAACGGGCAGATGTCGCTGCTGCCTGGCGGGCACTTCCTGTCGACCTACTATCAGACGATCTTCGTTGGCACGAGCGGCTCGACCCGCGAGCCGGTTGCGACCATGCTTTTGAACTCGCTGGTCATGGCGCTGCTGATCGCCGTCGGCAAGATCGCGATCTCGATCATCTCGGCCTATGCGGTCGTCTACTTCCGCTTCCCGTTCCGCATGGCGATCTTCTGGCTCATCTTCATCACCCTCATGCTGCCGGTCGAGGTGCGCATCTATCCGACCTACAAGATCGTCGCCGACCTCCACATGCTCGACAGTTATGCCGGGCTCGCGCTGCCGCTGATCGCGTCCGCCACCGCCACGCTGCTGTTCCGCCAGTTCTTCATGACGGTGCCGGACGAGCTGCTGGAGGCGTCCCGCATCGACGGCGCCGGGCCGTTCCGCTTCTTCTGGGACACCCTGCTGCCGCTGTCGCGCACCAACATGGCGGCGCTGTTCGTGATCCTGTTCATCCTCGGCTGGAATCAATATCTCTGGCCGCTGCTGATCACGACGCGCGACGACATGCAGACCATCCAGATCGGCATCCGCAAGATGATCACGACGACCGACGCGCTGACGGAGTGGCCGGTCGTCATGGCGACCGCCGTGCTCGCGATGCTGCCGCCGGTGTTCGTCGTCGTCGTCATGCAGCGCCTGTTCGTCAAGGGGCTGGTGGAGACGGAAAAGTGA
- the ugpA gene encoding sn-glycerol-3-phosphate ABC transporter permease UgpA translates to MQKNAIFQSKLLPFVLVAPQLAIVLIFFYWPAIQAVIQSFLLQDAFGLSTSFVWFENYADLLTQPDYFQAILRTFGFSFAIALSSLSVALLLAVMADKPLRGVTLYRTLLIWPYAVAPPVVGVLWIFMLHPSLGVISRYLRAVGIDWNPLLDGDQAALQIILAAAWKQISYNFLFFLAGLQSIPRSVLEAAAIDGARPMRRFWTVTFPLLSPTIFFLLVINIVYAFFETFGIIDTMTRGGPGKSTETLVYKVYTDGLLGGNLGSSAAQSVVLMVIVIVLTAIQFRFVERKVTY, encoded by the coding sequence ATGCAGAAGAACGCCATCTTTCAGTCAAAACTGCTGCCGTTCGTGCTGGTCGCTCCCCAGCTCGCGATCGTGCTGATCTTCTTCTATTGGCCCGCGATCCAGGCCGTCATCCAGTCGTTCCTGCTGCAGGACGCGTTCGGCCTGTCCACGAGCTTCGTCTGGTTCGAGAACTACGCCGACCTGCTCACCCAGCCGGACTATTTCCAGGCCATTCTCCGCACCTTCGGCTTCTCCTTCGCCATCGCGCTCTCGTCGCTGTCGGTCGCACTGCTGCTCGCGGTCATGGCGGATAAGCCGTTGCGTGGCGTCACGCTGTATCGCACGCTGCTGATCTGGCCCTATGCCGTGGCGCCGCCGGTGGTGGGCGTGCTCTGGATCTTCATGCTCCACCCGTCGCTCGGCGTGATCTCGCGCTATCTGCGCGCTGTTGGCATCGACTGGAATCCGCTGCTCGACGGCGACCAGGCGGCGCTGCAGATCATCCTCGCGGCCGCCTGGAAGCAGATCTCCTACAACTTCCTGTTCTTCCTCGCCGGGCTGCAGAGCATCCCCCGGAGCGTGCTCGAGGCCGCCGCGATCGACGGCGCGCGGCCGATGCGGCGGTTCTGGACCGTGACCTTCCCGCTGCTGTCGCCGACCATCTTCTTCCTGCTGGTCATCAACATCGTCTACGCCTTCTTCGAGACCTTCGGCATCATCGACACGATGACCCGCGGCGGTCCTGGCAAATCCACCGAGACGCTGGTCTACAAGGTCTATACCGATGGCCTGCTCGGCGGCAATCTCGGCTCGTCGGCCGCACAATCCGTCGTTCTGATGGTCATCGTCATCGTGCTGACGGCGATCCAGTTCCGCTTCGTCGAGCGCAAGGTGACCTACTGA
- the ugpB gene encoding sn-glycerol-3-phosphate ABC transporter substrate-binding protein UgpB: MSLRQFWTAATAAVTLVLSAAAPAHAVTEIQWWHAMTGANNDVIVKLANDFNASQSDYKVVPTYKGNYADTMNAGIAAFRAGNAPHIMQVFEVGTATMMAATGAVKPVYKLMQDAGETFDPKSYLPAITGYYSTSKGEMLSFPFNSSSTVMWVNLDELKKVNAEIPKTWPELFETAKKLKAAGHPTCGFSGSWVTWVNLEQLSAWHNVPLASKANGLDGFDTVLEFNGPLQVKHLENLVELQKDKTYDYAGRTNTGEGRFTSGECPIYLTSSAFFGNVKAQAKFAFTAAPMPYYPDAKGAPQNSIIGGASLWVMGGKSADEYKGVAKFLTFLSDTDRQVYIHKASGYLPITKAAYAKAKAEGFYKDQPYLETPLLELTNKEPTENSRGLRLGNMVQLRDVWSEEIEQALAGKKTAKQALDAAVERGNQMLRQFEKTAVK; the protein is encoded by the coding sequence ATGTCACTTCGCCAATTCTGGACGGCCGCGACTGCGGCAGTCACGCTGGTCCTGAGCGCCGCAGCACCTGCGCATGCCGTGACCGAAATCCAGTGGTGGCATGCGATGACCGGCGCCAACAACGACGTCATCGTCAAGCTCGCCAACGATTTCAACGCCTCGCAGTCCGACTACAAGGTCGTCCCGACCTACAAGGGCAACTACGCCGACACGATGAATGCCGGCATCGCCGCCTTCCGCGCCGGCAATGCGCCCCACATCATGCAGGTGTTCGAGGTCGGCACCGCCACCATGATGGCCGCCACCGGCGCCGTGAAGCCGGTCTACAAGCTGATGCAGGACGCCGGCGAGACGTTCGACCCGAAGAGCTATCTGCCTGCGATCACGGGCTACTACTCGACCTCCAAGGGTGAGATGCTGTCGTTCCCCTTCAACTCGTCCTCCACGGTGATGTGGGTCAATCTCGACGAGCTGAAGAAGGTCAACGCCGAGATCCCGAAGACCTGGCCCGAGCTGTTCGAGACCGCCAAGAAGCTGAAGGCGGCCGGCCATCCGACCTGCGGCTTCTCGGGCTCGTGGGTCACCTGGGTCAATCTCGAGCAGCTCTCCGCCTGGCACAACGTGCCGCTGGCCAGCAAGGCGAACGGTCTCGACGGCTTCGACACCGTGCTGGAGTTCAACGGTCCGCTGCAGGTCAAGCATCTCGAAAACCTGGTCGAGCTGCAGAAGGACAAGACCTACGACTATGCCGGCCGCACCAACACCGGCGAGGGCCGCTTCACCTCGGGCGAATGCCCGATCTACCTGACCTCGTCGGCGTTCTTCGGCAACGTCAAGGCCCAGGCCAAGTTCGCCTTCACCGCCGCGCCGATGCCGTATTATCCGGACGCCAAGGGCGCGCCGCAGAACTCGATCATCGGCGGCGCCTCGCTCTGGGTGATGGGCGGCAAGAGCGCGGACGAATACAAGGGCGTGGCGAAGTTCCTGACCTTCCTCTCGGACACCGATCGTCAGGTCTACATCCACAAGGCCTCGGGCTATCTGCCGATCACCAAGGCGGCCTATGCGAAGGCCAAGGCCGAGGGCTTCTACAAGGATCAGCCCTATCTGGAGACGCCGCTGCTCGAACTGACCAACAAGGAACCGACGGAGAATTCCCGCGGCCTGCGTCTGGGCAACATGGTGCAACTGCGTGACGTCTGGTCGGAGGAAATCGAGCAGGCCCTGGCCGGCAAGAAGACCGCCAAGCAGGCGCTGGACGCCGCCGTCGAGCGCGGCAACCAGATGCTGCGCCAGTTCGAAAAGACGGCCGTGAAGTGA
- a CDS encoding CaiB/BaiF CoA-transferase family protein: MTPQFAPGAMAGLRVIDLTRVLGGPYCTQILADHGADVIKVEPPAGDEVRDWGPPFHDEDAAYFVGINRNKRSIGLDLASEGGRAVLMRMLETADVLIENFKPGTLEKWGIGSDTLRETFPKLVHCRICGFGADGPRGGNPGYDAIIQAMTGMIAATGSPQSGPMRIGVPLVDITTGLYAAIGILMALSERQRSGIGQFLEVTLYETGLAIMHPHTANYFMHGKPPSLTGNEHPNLVPYAIFATKTDDIFIGVGNDGTFRKLAKEIGRPELGTDPRFARNKDRVANREALRAELAAVFSQFEAEPLCDRLLAAGLPAGPVQKIDQALTNPHTIYRGDVIEKDWYKGVASPIRLERTKPSLRSTPPKFSQHAQEVLTEFGYTPSEIEALLSQGTVCAERKR; the protein is encoded by the coding sequence ATGACACCCCAATTTGCTCCCGGCGCCATGGCCGGCCTGCGCGTGATCGATCTGACGCGCGTGCTCGGCGGCCCCTATTGCACGCAGATCCTGGCCGATCACGGCGCCGACGTGATCAAGGTCGAGCCGCCGGCCGGCGACGAGGTGCGTGACTGGGGTCCGCCCTTCCACGATGAGGACGCCGCCTATTTCGTCGGGATCAACCGCAACAAGCGCTCGATCGGCCTCGATCTCGCCTCAGAGGGCGGCCGCGCCGTGCTGATGCGGATGCTCGAGACGGCCGACGTGCTGATCGAGAACTTCAAGCCTGGCACCTTGGAGAAATGGGGCATCGGCAGCGACACGCTGCGCGAGACATTCCCCAAGCTGGTGCACTGCCGCATCTGCGGCTTCGGCGCGGATGGCCCGCGCGGCGGCAATCCCGGCTACGACGCGATCATCCAGGCGATGACCGGCATGATCGCGGCGACCGGTTCGCCGCAGAGCGGACCGATGCGGATCGGCGTGCCGCTGGTCGACATCACCACCGGACTCTATGCCGCGATCGGCATCCTGATGGCGCTGTCGGAGCGGCAGCGCTCGGGCATCGGTCAGTTCCTCGAGGTCACGCTGTATGAGACCGGTCTCGCGATCATGCATCCGCATACCGCAAACTACTTCATGCATGGCAAGCCGCCGTCGCTGACCGGCAACGAGCACCCGAACCTCGTTCCGTATGCGATCTTCGCGACCAAGACCGACGATATCTTCATCGGCGTCGGCAATGACGGCACCTTCCGCAAGCTCGCCAAGGAGATCGGCCGCCCCGAACTCGGCACCGATCCGCGCTTCGCCCGCAACAAGGATCGCGTCGCCAATCGCGAGGCGCTGCGCGCCGAGCTTGCCGCCGTGTTCAGCCAGTTCGAGGCGGAGCCGCTGTGCGACCGGCTGCTCGCGGCCGGTCTGCCGGCAGGACCCGTGCAGAAGATCGACCAGGCGCTGACCAATCCGCACACGATCTACCGCGGCGATGTCATCGAGAAGGACTGGTACAAGGGCGTCGCGTCGCCGATCCGGCTCGAACGCACCAAGCCGAGCCTGCGCTCCACCCCGCCGAAGTTCAGTCAGCACGCGCAGGAGGTGCTGACCGAGTTCGGTTACACGCCGAGCGAGATCGAGGCGCTGCTGTCCCAGGGCACGGTGTGCGCCGAGCGCAAGCGCTGA
- a CDS encoding organic hydroperoxide resistance protein has product MSVNVLYKTSAKATGGRDGEAATLDGSLKVKLSTPKELGGGGGAGNNPEQLFAAGYAACFIGAMKFVGSQGGPKVPADTSVTSTVGIGPRSEGGFGITVELAVSLPGLAKADAEALVAKAHEVCPYSNATRGNVDVKLSVV; this is encoded by the coding sequence ATGTCCGTGAACGTGCTCTACAAGACCAGCGCCAAGGCCACCGGCGGCCGCGACGGCGAAGCCGCTACCCTCGACGGCTCGCTCAAGGTCAAGCTTTCCACCCCGAAGGAGCTCGGCGGCGGCGGCGGTGCCGGCAACAATCCGGAGCAGTTGTTTGCGGCCGGCTACGCAGCCTGCTTCATCGGCGCGATGAAGTTCGTCGGCTCGCAGGGCGGCCCCAAGGTTCCCGCCGACACGTCGGTGACCTCGACGGTCGGCATCGGCCCGCGCTCCGAAGGCGGCTTCGGCATCACCGTCGAGCTCGCAGTGTCGCTGCCCGGACTCGCCAAGGCCGACGCCGAAGCGCTGGTCGCCAAGGCGCACGAGGTGTGCCCCTATTCCAACGCCACGCGCGGCAATGTCGACGTCAAGCTGAGCGTCGTCTGA
- a CDS encoding MarR family transcriptional regulator has translation MRKKSAADLPLQLGNQLCFAVYSTAHAFNRVYKPLLDRLGLTYPQYLVMLVLWEQDGLTVKDIGARLFLDSGTLTPLLKRMEATHLIKRTRSAEDERQVIVTLTAQGAGLRDKARSIVPPAILDATGCSIAELADLHGKLVRLRERLDAVVEG, from the coding sequence ATGCGAAAGAAGTCCGCGGCAGACCTGCCGCTCCAGCTCGGCAATCAGCTCTGCTTCGCAGTCTATTCGACCGCGCACGCCTTCAACCGCGTCTACAAGCCCCTGCTCGACCGCCTTGGCCTGACCTATCCGCAATATCTGGTCATGCTGGTGCTGTGGGAGCAGGACGGCCTGACGGTGAAGGACATCGGCGCGCGGCTGTTCCTCGACTCTGGCACGCTGACGCCGCTGCTGAAGCGGATGGAGGCTACGCACCTGATCAAGCGGACCCGGTCGGCCGAGGACGAGCGTCAGGTGATCGTCACCCTCACCGCCCAGGGCGCGGGCCTGCGCGACAAGGCAAGGTCGATCGTGCCGCCCGCGATCCTGGATGCGACGGGCTGCTCGATCGCCGAGCTGGCCGATCTGCACGGCAAGCTGGTGCGCCTGCGGGAGCGGCTCGATGCGGTTGTGGAGGGGTGA
- a CDS encoding GIY-YIG nuclease family protein codes for MKFVYILESLNGEHFYAGITDDVPARVTKHNAGEVPHTSKFRPWRLKTYVAFSDVKQAFAFEKYLKSGSGRAFAKKRL; via the coding sequence ATGAAGTTCGTTTACATCCTGGAAAGTCTCAACGGCGAGCATTTCTACGCAGGCATCACCGACGACGTTCCGGCCCGCGTCACGAAGCACAATGCCGGTGAAGTCCCGCACACATCGAAGTTTCGGCCTTGGCGGCTCAAGACCTACGTTGCCTTCAGCGATGTGAAGCAGGCATTTGCCTTCGAGAAATATCTCAAGTCGGGTTCAGGCCGGGCTTTCGCGAAGAAGCGCCTTTAG